The Festucalex cinctus isolate MCC-2025b chromosome 6, RoL_Fcin_1.0, whole genome shotgun sequence genomic sequence ACATTTCCAATGGCATATTTTCTTGTTAGTGGTGTTGCTTGTAATTTAAAGTCAACATGTTTGAAGAAAAGGTCAGGTTTCTGTGATAGTCAGCAactcaaaaatgttcttcacaGCAATATGTTGGTTGCACCCATACTAATCtgaacatggcattctgattagcaCTGCATTTGTGCAGGAACCTCATAGGggccaggtaacaaccaatcgtgGCTTAGCTCGttaatgtcacatgacccacctcgaaaacaggtgagacgtgattggttgttacctgagcaactgtgatgtcattttcagtctacAGCAAGTGGCTAAATTAAATGGCCTATCCCTGAGTTGGACCAAaaagcaggtggattttgctgctttatccaTAGcccacaaatgagaaattaatcAGGATACCATGTTTAGGGTTGTGGTGCTACATAGAATatgttattgtaaagaaatttgggttgacttcctcttttttttttttttttttttctttttttttttaataaaacattttaataaatatcCAAACAATTTTGATGGGGTAAGTAAAAACAACTGATGTGGTTGCATAAATCATTCTCATAACTGTTCATAAACACTTTTACTATCACAAAACCAGGCCTTTGAACAGGGTTTTCAATGTTTTATATTAAATTCACTGTGATGCTGATCGTCTCCTAAACATAAGTACACACCAATGTGTTGGAAAACCTTTTCTTACTATACTACATCATACGgacccaaattgggttgcttGACTGCAAATCAAATTAGAGATGTgcattctcaaaaaaaaaaagccctttttTACCCGTTTAATGTTCTATAAAGGAGTGCACACTAGTCAAAGTCGAACCAGGTAAATTGTAAGTAATACAAGTTGTTCATTGATCAAATTGATTTAAAAGGGGTGTACTTGTTTGGCACTGAattgttgggttgttttttgtcatgaatgttcctttttttttcccaaatgaaaCCAAAGCAAAAGTATGTTTTTGACCCTATCAACAAGTTTGTTTTGGTGAATTTCAGCAGGCAAGACCACAAAATGATGTTCAGAAGAAGAGAAAGCAAATGCTCACTCCTGCAGATGAGCCAGAGTCTAAAATGAACAAGATTGAAACCACAGATAGTAGCGCTCCTAATGGTAAGTTGCAGTCATGCGTTGCAGTCATGCGGCATGTTTTCGTTAGCATGCTCAATTGAAGCTGTTGTGAGCCCTTTTAGGAAACACTTAAGGGatagttcagttttttttacatgaatctctatttcatcctcacttcAAGTGGTGTGTGATCGGCACTGACTTAcccgacagcgttctgtgacacgagttctggtccggttttgcTCGAGAGCAATATAGTCCGGCAAGGTGGCTGGCGTCaagtaaataaagcgtttttcttctgaaaacaatTTGTGGTCAAAAGAGTAAtaaatttgcatcacaaaatactctcttgaaaaaaaaaaagtcagactccattaccgccgggcactatttttctattTGTTCCTATCACTGCCCGTCACCCTGTAGACAACTGATAGCTGCGCCTTCctccttcgaaaagacaaacaacttgtaagtTAGTGCGCGTCTTGCCGGACTATATTCCTCTCAAGCAAAaacggaccagaactcgtgtcaccgaacgctgtcagggatGATCGCACGCcattggaggtgaggatgaaatagagattcatgtcaaaaaatccgaactatccctttaattgaCAACTTGTCTGATCGTTTTCTCTGCagtgaaagaagaaaaaactggTGATGACAGTGAGGCTGCTGCTACTACCATGACTGCTGCTGCTACTGTGAGTATCAGATGGGACCACATGGGAGGAACATAAGAATTGGGTCACTTGAGTTGAACCATGTCTGCCTGGTATAGGGCTCAACTGTACCATCTGttacaaacaataaataacattttgtctttttttttcccccccaggggAAAACTGAAAGAAGTTCAGGTGAGCAACCGAGCAGTCATCTCATTGACATTGCTTGTTGTGATGTTGAACTTTACCAGATAACACCGTTAGTTACTGCAACACTGTGCATGGAACAAGGGTCACACAATTAGATACCCATGAAATCATTGCCTTTTTATCAATGATAATGCAGAAGTCCTATTACTGCTATACCTGCCCCACGGTTATGTCCTtgacagatttttaaaaattgtcaaaTTCAAACAAATTGTTCTGGCAGTCAGTTTCTACAGGTTTACCGCATACGATAATACTATACTGAAATATTTGCTGATGATGAATGTCGGCATCTCAGCACAACTAAGCTCTGCTCTCGTCTTCCTCTCAGGTGCTGTGAAACACAAAGAGGGCGctaagaaggaggaggaggtggtggtggCAGCTACAGCGGCGGCGGCACAGAGGAAGCAGCCTCCTCCCCGAGCCCCAACCAAGTCAAAAGCGAAAAAGAAGAGGGGATTTCAGGAGAGGTGAGCAGGAAGCAGTTCTTCATGCGACTGCTCAACCTCACGGCAGACTTAAACGCAGACTTTTCCCATTTCCACCCTCCAGGGTGATGTTTGCGTGCTCTATGTGCAAGTTCAAATCATTGTACAAGGACGACATGGAACGTCATTTGGAGAGTCGCTTCCACAAGGAGCACTTCAAGTTCCTCGCGGGCCAACTGTCCAAGCCGACCACAGACTTCCTACAGGTGATTAGCACTCGACAACTGTATCATAGTTGGTTCGTTAATTATTTAGTATGCTGGAACTCATCTTAAAAATATAAGCAGTAACACCCCTGGCCACAATAGAATAAATGTGCAGCACACAACTAATCACTTTTTCTGACTGACTGTCCATGTTTATTCCCAGGAGTACTTGCAGAACAAGTTCAAGAAAACTGACCAAATTGTCAGCCAGATGGAACACCACAGTGCTGCCATCTGTCAGATGTACAGAGACCAGGACCTCACTAGGGGTAGGAGACGGCAACTCTGGGTCTGATGTAGaggctggcattttttttttttttctttttcagtaaTCCCACAGGATTGTATATGTTGCATACTCTGTTACAGATCTTGGCATGGAGCACTTCTTGAAGAAAGTGGAAGCTGCACACTGCAGCGCATGTGACATTTTCATGCCCATGGAGCTCCACGTGATTCAAAAACACATCAAATCCCCCGACCATAACTACAATCGCAGGGTACATTGATGCATGTTGTGCTGGAAATACACGTGTCATGATGAAGGACATCGTCAATTGACATTAAAACTTTTTCTGTTATCTCACACTTCAATTTagagtagatttaaaaaaaaaaaaacaaaaaaaaaaaaacttaagacaCATAATCTTATTTCACTTATTTATACACATCACTTATGTCTGCATAGATTTCTCCTCGTGACACGAAAAACATAGGGGCGTAGTTTGTGGTAGTGGAATGAACTGACCTCCAtaaaattgctttaaaaaaacaaaaaaacaaaaaaaaaacttccacttTACGGAACTTTGATCTCTGTCTGTGATCCAAGGGAATGATGGAGCAGTCCAAGAGAGCCAGCCTGTCTGTTGCACGCAGCATCCTCAACCACAAAGTCATTGGAAAGAAGCTGGAGAGCTATCTCAAGGTAGGTAGCGTCATGGAGTCTCAAGACGAAGCTTTAAAGTGGGCCTAACGGCACCAAGATTCCACACGGTGGTGCAAAAGTCACACTTTTGTTGCATTAGAGTTTTTCAGCTCATAATGGAAGATGAATTCCAAAAATAACAGATTATGGGAAAGCTATTCCTTAACAAAATTAAATGGTTCCACTTAATTTACACTTTAAAAGCAGCTTGGCAATGTTTACactagggatataacgataccagcaatatcgtgatattgcgatattaaaacagccataatttatcgtcgtcatgtcacaaaatTAAAAGCAGCAAATCTGGTCAAAAAAGTCGTTGATTTccttttgtgcagttctagcaccctctggtggctacttttttatctacaatttaattttcacaaggcatgttttggctcttCTCTGTTTAAAGTACACACTAATCGTCAGATGTTGgtcataatatgcttgtgaagcgagtcaatatgtggaggaactcaatttgtACGTGCATTATTAATTAAGCGCCTCAattttaagtgttattagagattgtagtttGTTTATATGCAATTTTGTTATTTATATGTaattttatgtacaaaagcaatttttttttttagtatgtgctctttttatttatttttttatttatttttatttttttttttttttacaatattgtgactttttgtaTCGCAAACCTCcccacgatatcgtgataattatcatatcgtgatatcgttacatccctattttacAGTATGTAAATTTGATGGctaatttaacaacacatacgcGAAGTGAGTGGCGATAAATATCTAATTCTGTTTTCACTTGTGGAGGCAGAATTTCACTTATATTTCACTTCACCGCCATATTAAACCCTTTTTCACACTGCAATTGCTCAGTTCAGTTCAActtacaaaacatttaaagggttTAAATCTTGGACGAGATCCTTGCGTGCTATTGGAATTGAATTTccattgatattttaacagttcctgaaatTTTCACGTTCattatctttttcctaaggtactggttgctatggacatttgaaagatgcaagtaccaaaactttaaaacccttttttctcaaaactagggtTTCAtcccttccaacattaaaattggcgcaacttttttttttctttttttttagatacgtCCAtcaattatatataattttaaagggaattaagtgcggAATTCGAATACATCaatctcaatttttattttttggtacatgtGGACACTTTTGCCCGAACCCGTCACATATAGTTTAGCCGCCCACTTGAATGGCAGATTTTCACCCAGGTTTGTTGCCTTTTACAGGGAGAAAATCCATTTATTGGTAACCAGGAGGGCCAGGATGCATCTGATTCCATGGTAGTGGACGCAACAGAGGGCGAGAAGGAGTCTGTTGCTGTTAAGGAGCCCGAAGTGGCAGAAGCGGTGACCGAGGAGTCAGCTAGCAAGGAGGAAGCAACTGAGGAGGCAACTGAGGAGGCAACACAGGTAGAAGCAGGCAAGGAAGTAcggatggaggaggaggaggaggaggggcagAGGGAGGCAGTCATGGAGGGTGACGACGAATTGCTGGGGGACCATGAGGACGACGACTAtgcggcagagggggaagaaggGTTTGAAGTCGGCGATGGCGAATACGACGAAGAGGGATACGTGGTCCACGATGAAGTTGATGAAGAGGAGGGAGCGGAGGTGGCTGCTGCTGTTGAAGACGATGAGCAGAAATGACTTTTCGGTGAATTCTCCCTGCCAACTGGAGCAGACACATGACACACAATGAAATATGTAACCCTTACATTTTTCACTTTATTCCACTTAAATGTTCATGTATATACTTTGTCGAGTAGTGTGAGAGTGCATTTGGAACATGGCAGTTTGATACCAATCCAAAGATGaccataaaataaatgttttgcttGGTTGTGtgccttttatttttcaagttattaatttacatttttgttaaattgtTTCAAGGCACTTTGTATTATATACTTTTGTCAGCCTACAAATGGCGTTAAGGGCCATACCTGTTGCTGATATACTAtaaattggttgttttttttctcgtttcTTTCCAACTGTCAACTGAGAAGTAGACTGTTTTACTTAAAGCAGGTGTGACTTGACAATTGTAATGTTTCTTTGCTATTAATGTTACTATTCAACAGTGTCATGAATAAACTTGAGAAAACAACCTTTTCACACTTGACTTACTGTGCCTATACCAAATGGATTGAAACCTACAATCAGTCACATGTCAGCAAAATGATTCAACACCGTCTCCCTAACTAACACCATCTGAAAATAACTATTTCCTTGTCAGGGTTTGACACAactgagcaaaaaaaagtaaaggggAAACAGATCAGCGGATAAAGCCAGCAACTAGCTGTCTTGACTCCTGACTTTTTCAAACTTCTTGTGAATCCTTTCCGACTGATGAACCTATTTTctcatctttatttttaatatgtctATTGTGACATTTTGTTGCATCAATTTGATATGTTGGCCAACTtaattttaagtttttatttcctGATTGAACAGGTCTGGCGGTAATTAGTATGGTCGGTGAAAATGAACAGTTTATGCTTATTACCTCATTTTGCTCTTGACAGTTTCGTCCATAAAGTGATGGTGTTTGCGTGGGGAATTTGAGCCCCCTTGTGGAGAGATGCCCTTTCAaagcagtaaaaataaatgcataaaaaatgCCCAGACATGAGTCGTCCCAAGAACGTTTAGCTGGCTTTAGCATCATAAGCAAACAGTTGGGGAGCAGATATACAAGGATATCATAAGACTATTTTGCATCAAGGAGGGACAAAAATCTTACAAGTAATCTAACCCCGAAGCAAGCAtgacatgatttatttttattcgtgCAATATGCAAGATTTGCTCATGTCCCCTTGTTTCCTTAATTCCGATTCTTATTTGCTGCTGCTGTATTAATTTATTGTCCATATCAATAAAGGTAAGGTCGACTCCAGTGTTCTTCATTTAttggcgcgcgcgcgcacgcacgcatgcattTTATGAAAAGGCTGCTTTCAATGTATttacatttatgtttattttgtaaagaTCAATATATATGACAAAACGTTTTAGTTTACCATAGGTAAGTAAAAGTTGCATTGTTACGGGAGTTTAAGCGTtgtaatgtttgcaaatgattgCGTAATATG encodes the following:
- the akap8l gene encoding A-kinase anchor protein 8-like isoform X1, translating into MEGRNYGSGFSNWGDGGSGNRGSGNFDLFGGNYKNSMSGYGGYGGGSSKRGLSGSSMLQQKITHADEVIAKINQRLDMLTQLEGGMKSRGDRFGQFDSFDSLSSSSRDLYRSGGGSYGCDDGRGDNMPLGQRGGSGFGGGMGQGGGGGFNSLSPSYGVAKMRQNMRESFTSGSGGGGWAGAGRRSPRRGGGAGGRGSGGGFGGYRSDPMPFGGGGRGGGLSPGGGRGKLPSLLSNRMYSESGGFHQGPSQGPHDFPGRHFGGGPRAGRQRGRKRPLNKQARPQNDVQKKRKQMLTPADEPESKMNKIETTDSSAPNVKEEKTGDDSEAAATTMTAAATGKTERSSGAVKHKEGAKKEEEVVVAATAAAAQRKQPPPRAPTKSKAKKKRGFQERVMFACSMCKFKSLYKDDMERHLESRFHKEHFKFLAGQLSKPTTDFLQEYLQNKFKKTDQIVSQMEHHSAAICQMYRDQDLTRDLGMEHFLKKVEAAHCSACDIFMPMELHVIQKHIKSPDHNYNRRGMMEQSKRASLSVARSILNHKVIGKKLESYLKGENPFIGNQEGQDASDSMVVDATEGEKESVAVKEPEVAEAVTEESASKEEATEEATEEATQVEAGKEVRMEEEEEEGQREAVMEGDDELLGDHEDDDYAAEGEEGFEVGDGEYDEEGYVVHDEVDEEEGAEVAAAVEDDEQK
- the akap8l gene encoding A-kinase anchor protein 8-like isoform X2; this translates as MEGRNYGSGFSNWGDGGSGNRGSGNFDLFGGNYKNSMSGYGGYGGGSSKRGLSGSSMLQQKITHADEVIAKINQRLDMLTQLEGGMKSRGDRFGQFDSFDSLSSSSRDLYRSGGGSYGCDDGRGDNMPLGQRGGSGFGGGMGQGGGGGFNSLSPSYGVAKMRQNMRESFTSGSGGGGWAGAGRRSPRRGGGAGGRGSGGGFGGYRSDPMPFGGGGRGGGLSPGGGRGKLPSLLSNRMYSESGGFHQGPSQGPHDFPGRHFGGGPRAGRQRGRKRPLNKARPQNDVQKKRKQMLTPADEPESKMNKIETTDSSAPNVKEEKTGDDSEAAATTMTAAATGKTERSSGAVKHKEGAKKEEEVVVAATAAAAQRKQPPPRAPTKSKAKKKRGFQERVMFACSMCKFKSLYKDDMERHLESRFHKEHFKFLAGQLSKPTTDFLQEYLQNKFKKTDQIVSQMEHHSAAICQMYRDQDLTRDLGMEHFLKKVEAAHCSACDIFMPMELHVIQKHIKSPDHNYNRRGMMEQSKRASLSVARSILNHKVIGKKLESYLKGENPFIGNQEGQDASDSMVVDATEGEKESVAVKEPEVAEAVTEESASKEEATEEATEEATQVEAGKEVRMEEEEEEGQREAVMEGDDELLGDHEDDDYAAEGEEGFEVGDGEYDEEGYVVHDEVDEEEGAEVAAAVEDDEQK